The Cyclobacteriaceae bacterium genome includes a region encoding these proteins:
- a CDS encoding YdcF family protein: protein MFFVLSKTLSYLLKPLVIICGLLICSWLIKNSRWNKRLLITSIILLLFFSNDFIANEAMRSWEVSVTPFSQIEKKYEYGVLLCGVAKSEVGPDDRVYIGSAADRVNHTLQLYKMGFIKKILISGGSGRLIDIGEREADKLSSLLQLMGVPAQDIMIENQSRNTHESAIEIKKILAPFTTADQCLLITSAFHIRRSIGCFSKVGWPMDSFSADVLSHNRNFSFDTLFIPKTEAMGSWNVLLKEWAGYIAYRIAGYI, encoded by the coding sequence ATGTTTTTTGTTCTTTCCAAAACCCTGAGCTATCTGCTGAAGCCGCTGGTAATCATATGCGGTTTACTGATATGTTCATGGTTGATAAAGAATTCCAGATGGAACAAGAGATTGTTAATCACCAGTATTATTCTGCTTCTCTTCTTTTCAAACGACTTCATAGCAAATGAAGCAATGAGGTCATGGGAAGTGAGCGTCACCCCATTCTCACAAATAGAAAAAAAATACGAATACGGTGTTCTCCTTTGCGGAGTGGCTAAATCTGAAGTGGGGCCAGATGATAGGGTTTACATTGGCTCTGCGGCGGACAGGGTAAACCACACGCTGCAACTCTATAAAATGGGTTTTATCAAAAAGATTCTTATTTCAGGCGGTAGTGGCCGGCTCATTGACATCGGAGAGCGTGAAGCAGATAAATTATCATCTCTTCTTCAATTGATGGGAGTACCGGCTCAGGATATCATGATCGAGAATCAATCCAGGAATACGCATGAATCAGCCATTGAAATTAAAAAGATCCTAGCTCCTTTTACCACAGCAGATCAATGTCTGCTCATTACTTCAGCATTTCACATCAGAAGATCAATTGGTTGTTTTTCCAAAGTTGGATGGCCAATGGATTCATTCAGCGCAGATGTGCTGAGCCATAATCGTAATTTTTCCTTCGATACACTATTCATTCCAAAAACAGAAGCGATGGGATCCTGGAATGTTTTGCTTAAGGAATGGGCCGGGTACATCGCCTATCGTATCGCAGGATACATCTGA
- a CDS encoding ATP-binding cassette domain-containing protein, with protein sequence MSEPVLKSILRLFAIVAKEDQVTRQERDYVLAFLNDHLGRKAVMEKIAFFDDFVLHLSSNQEKNIQQYCQEINAEVTQKQKAVILLELMSVILADGVISDKENHYAKMIGSALNVSSEDIDLMTHFILGTHRDTFKSEKILVIDSIPEKPKTTKHIYREKLDGTIAILYLSSGELYFFKFTGKGDVFLNGIPQKSSNINPLAHGSSMRWEGAEPVYFGETLSLFKQLNSGVRTTFEARNIFYEFKNGKLGLREVNIFEESGNLIALMGASGAGKSTLLQVLNGSEKPSSGQVLINGIDIHRESKKVEGVFGFVPQDDLLIEDLTVYQNLYFAAKLCFNHLSETEVNLLVLKTLDDLGLSETKDLTVGSPLRKTISGGQRKRLNIGLELLREPSVLFVDEPTSGLSSRDSENIIDLLKELALKGKLVFAVIHQPSSDIFKMFDRLVILDTGGYQIYYGNPVDAVTYFKQNINLVNSDQGECPECGNVNPEQIFNIIETKVIDEYGNFTNERKIIPEQWNIIFRDKIKIPTLSTSTEPPHSTLRLPGWTRQIRLFGLRDFLSKLSNRQYLAINLLEAPLLAFILAFITRYYNTDDPYHSGYVFIKNLNLPAYLFMSVIVALFMGLTVSAEEIIRDQKILKREAFLHLSRSSYLISKVGILFMISAIQTFLFVLVGNSILEIDGMLFIHWGILFTVSCFANMLGLNISSAFNSAVTIYILIPILLIPQLILSGVVVKFDKLNPLIGNSETVPLVGDMMTSRWAFEASMVAQFKDNRYEREFYEQDKIISDSEYKRLYYIPTLESKLDFVNQNYLKKETDPAIVVSDLKLIQNQIDIELEGIGRQHFLELALLQRSTYDSSVYSKTKKFLHTLKQYYSNRSINANKEKEKIAENLTVQLGGRKEFEEFRESHQNESIGMLVKNQDEPVRIIESKGKLVQKISPIYKNPEPDHLIDFDAQFYLPTKHFLNATIDTLMFNLSVIWAMSIFLYVTLYYNILRKIIGSFDRISFKRK encoded by the coding sequence ATGAGTGAACCCGTCCTAAAATCAATCCTCCGTCTCTTTGCCATTGTCGCAAAGGAAGATCAGGTAACACGACAAGAACGCGATTATGTTCTTGCCTTTCTTAATGATCACCTGGGGCGTAAGGCAGTCATGGAGAAGATTGCTTTTTTTGATGATTTCGTTCTGCACTTATCTTCCAATCAGGAAAAGAATATTCAACAGTATTGCCAGGAAATCAATGCAGAAGTAACTCAAAAGCAAAAAGCCGTCATACTGCTGGAGTTGATGAGTGTTATCCTGGCGGATGGCGTAATCTCAGATAAAGAGAATCATTACGCAAAGATGATTGGCTCCGCATTGAACGTGAGCAGTGAAGACATCGATCTGATGACTCACTTTATTCTTGGAACACATCGTGATACTTTCAAATCAGAAAAAATACTGGTTATCGATTCCATACCGGAAAAACCCAAAACTACCAAGCACATCTATCGTGAGAAGCTCGATGGAACCATTGCTATCCTTTACTTAAGTTCCGGAGAACTGTATTTCTTTAAGTTTACCGGCAAAGGAGATGTATTCCTTAATGGCATTCCCCAAAAGTCTTCCAACATCAATCCCCTCGCCCATGGCAGTAGTATGCGTTGGGAAGGTGCAGAGCCCGTATACTTCGGAGAGACTTTAAGTTTATTCAAACAGCTTAACAGCGGAGTCAGAACCACCTTTGAAGCCAGAAATATTTTCTATGAATTCAAGAATGGTAAACTAGGTCTTCGTGAAGTCAACATCTTTGAAGAATCAGGCAACCTGATCGCTTTGATGGGCGCCAGCGGAGCAGGTAAGTCTACCCTGCTTCAGGTTCTTAATGGATCCGAAAAACCTTCCAGTGGCCAAGTATTGATCAATGGGATTGATATTCATCGCGAAAGCAAAAAGGTAGAAGGCGTATTCGGATTTGTGCCACAAGATGATTTGCTGATAGAAGATCTTACGGTATACCAGAATTTATACTTTGCTGCGAAACTTTGTTTCAATCATTTATCAGAAACCGAAGTCAACTTATTGGTATTAAAAACACTTGATGATCTTGGGTTAAGCGAAACAAAAGATCTAACAGTCGGATCTCCTCTACGAAAGACCATTAGCGGCGGTCAACGCAAGCGACTGAATATCGGTCTGGAGCTATTGCGCGAACCTTCTGTATTGTTTGTTGATGAGCCAACCTCAGGACTTTCTTCCCGCGATTCTGAAAACATCATTGATCTGTTAAAAGAACTTGCACTCAAAGGCAAGCTTGTCTTTGCAGTAATTCACCAGCCAAGCTCAGATATTTTCAAGATGTTTGACAGACTCGTTATCCTGGATACTGGTGGTTATCAGATCTATTACGGTAATCCTGTTGATGCTGTTACCTATTTCAAGCAGAATATTAATCTTGTCAACAGTGACCAGGGCGAATGTCCCGAGTGTGGAAATGTAAATCCGGAACAGATTTTCAATATCATCGAAACCAAAGTGATCGATGAGTACGGAAACTTTACCAATGAGAGAAAGATCATTCCTGAGCAATGGAATATCATTTTCAGAGATAAAATAAAAATCCCGACGCTCTCAACTTCTACCGAACCACCCCACTCTACCTTACGCCTGCCAGGATGGACACGTCAGATAAGATTATTTGGACTAAGGGACTTTCTTTCCAAGCTAAGTAACCGCCAATATCTTGCGATCAATTTACTGGAGGCACCTTTACTTGCATTCATTTTAGCATTCATTACCCGCTACTATAATACAGATGATCCTTATCATTCCGGATATGTGTTCATCAAGAATCTCAACCTGCCGGCATATTTATTCATGAGTGTGATTGTCGCACTTTTCATGGGATTAACTGTCAGCGCGGAAGAGATTATCCGTGACCAGAAGATCCTCAAGCGTGAGGCATTCCTGCACCTTAGTAGAAGTAGCTATCTGATTTCAAAAGTTGGTATTCTTTTTATGATATCAGCCATTCAAACCTTCCTCTTTGTGCTGGTAGGGAATTCCATATTGGAAATTGACGGGATGCTCTTTATCCACTGGGGGATACTATTTACCGTCTCCTGTTTTGCAAACATGCTGGGACTCAACATTTCTTCAGCGTTCAACTCCGCGGTGACGATCTATATCCTGATCCCCATTCTTCTTATTCCGCAGTTGATCCTGAGCGGAGTGGTTGTGAAATTCGATAAGCTGAATCCTCTTATTGGAAATTCTGAAACAGTACCGCTGGTAGGTGATATGATGACCTCCCGATGGGCCTTTGAGGCATCGATGGTAGCGCAGTTCAAAGACAATCGTTATGAAAGAGAATTCTATGAGCAGGATAAAATAATTTCTGACTCAGAGTATAAGAGACTCTATTACATCCCGACATTAGAATCCAAACTTGACTTCGTTAATCAGAATTATCTTAAGAAGGAAACTGACCCGGCCATTGTTGTATCAGACCTGAAGCTTATTCAGAATCAGATTGATATTGAGCTTGAAGGAATTGGCAGACAACATTTTCTTGAGCTCGCCCTCTTGCAAAGAAGTACGTATGATTCATCAGTCTATTCTAAAACGAAGAAATTTCTTCATACGCTAAAACAATATTATTCCAATCGATCCATAAACGCGAACAAGGAAAAAGAGAAGATCGCTGAAAATCTCACCGTTCAATTGGGTGGACGGAAAGAATTTGAAGAATTCCGTGAGTCTCATCAGAATGAATCGATTGGAATGCTTGTCAAGAATCAGGATGAGCCAGTTAGGATCATTGAGTCAAAGGGTAAGCTGGTGCAGAAGATATCTCCTATTTACAAAAATCCGGAGCCAGATCACCTGATCGACTTCGATGCTCAATTCTATCTGCCAACAAAGCACTTTTTGAATGCTACTATTGATACGCTCATGTTTAATTTAAGTGTCATCTGGGCGATGTCGATATTTCTATACGTTACATTGTATTACAACATTTTGAGAAAGATCATTGGAAGCTTTGATCGAATATCCTTTAAACGCAAGTAA